A genomic window from Microbacterium sp. H1-D42 includes:
- a CDS encoding mechanosensitive ion channel family protein codes for MADAFADGWAWWVVGIAVGFPVLLVGITELLGALRRRNSPLAGPVAILRNWVIPAGALFALLTFAIRSPADQVWVRVVATIFGFLLILLVLSAFNVVLFANASEGSWRKRIPTIFVEIARLVLVVVGLAILFSWVWEADVGGLFAALGVTSIVIGLALQNAVGGVISGLLLLFEQPFKIGDHLDTGGVKGRVTEVNWRAVHIDTGEGIQIVPNSTLSGASFTNMSEPEGPYAATAAVSFGTDDPPHEVIALLIDVAEGLPVRSRDERVSVDYAGKGAYSVSIPVPSPADARSALTLYLSWLWYAARRRGLALDGDATDPLAEPAMLDAAIAELAPRLHLGEGDRELLQQTSRLQRYGAGEVVLAAGIVPDEVQFIVDGRVTLAIEVQGSRIEFASGEDGELIGHTALTRERSQAVTVAAGRLTVLTIPLDTVDALVRARPRLATEIGESLDLRRGQAERALRELGLSRSMLTDR; via the coding sequence ATGGCTGACGCCTTCGCGGACGGCTGGGCATGGTGGGTCGTCGGGATCGCCGTCGGCTTTCCCGTCCTTCTGGTCGGAATCACCGAACTGCTCGGCGCTCTTCGCCGGCGCAACAGCCCGCTCGCCGGTCCCGTCGCGATCCTGCGCAACTGGGTGATCCCCGCGGGGGCGCTGTTCGCGCTGCTCACGTTCGCGATCCGCTCACCTGCCGACCAGGTCTGGGTGCGTGTGGTCGCCACGATCTTCGGCTTCCTGCTGATCCTGCTGGTGCTCTCGGCCTTCAACGTCGTGCTGTTCGCGAACGCCTCAGAGGGGTCGTGGCGCAAGCGCATCCCGACGATCTTCGTCGAGATCGCGCGCCTCGTCCTGGTCGTCGTGGGGCTGGCGATCCTGTTCTCGTGGGTCTGGGAGGCGGATGTCGGCGGTCTGTTCGCCGCCCTGGGGGTGACCTCGATCGTGATCGGCCTCGCCCTGCAGAATGCGGTGGGCGGGGTGATCTCGGGGCTGCTGCTGCTGTTCGAGCAGCCGTTCAAGATCGGTGATCACCTCGACACCGGAGGAGTGAAGGGTCGGGTCACCGAGGTGAATTGGCGGGCAGTGCACATCGATACCGGCGAGGGCATCCAGATCGTGCCGAACTCCACGCTGTCGGGAGCGTCTTTCACGAACATGAGCGAGCCCGAGGGGCCGTATGCTGCGACGGCCGCGGTGAGTTTCGGCACCGATGACCCGCCGCACGAGGTGATCGCCCTGCTGATCGATGTCGCTGAAGGGTTGCCGGTGCGATCACGGGACGAGCGCGTCTCGGTCGACTACGCGGGCAAGGGCGCGTACTCGGTGTCGATCCCGGTCCCCTCGCCCGCGGATGCCCGATCGGCTCTCACGCTGTATCTGTCGTGGCTCTGGTACGCCGCACGTCGCCGGGGCCTGGCGCTCGACGGCGACGCCACGGATCCGCTCGCCGAACCCGCGATGCTCGACGCGGCGATCGCCGAGCTCGCGCCGCGCCTGCACCTGGGCGAGGGCGACCGCGAGCTTCTGCAGCAGACATCCCGCCTGCAGCGGTACGGTGCCGGCGAGGTCGTGCTCGCCGCTGGCATCGTCCCAGACGAAGTGCAATTCATCGTCGACGGACGCGTGACGCTCGCAATCGAGGTGCAGGGCTCGCGCATCGAGTTCGCGAGTGGCGAGGACGGCGAGCTGATCGGGCACACCGCGCTGACCCGCGAGCGCAGCCAGGCGGTGACCGTCGCCGCCGGCAGGCTCACCGTGCTGACGATCCCCCTCGACACCGTGGATGCCCTGGTGCGGGCGCGCCCGCGGCTGGCGACGGAGATCGGCGAATCACTGGATCTGCGGCGCGGTCAGGCCGAGCGGGCACTCCGCGAACTGGGCCTCTCGCGCAGCATGCTCACCGATCGCTGA
- a CDS encoding adenylate/guanylate cyclase domain-containing protein: MVDGTHTAEERAKARRRRRGGLSIQSKLLIMLLGVSLVSSVIVGAVGFINGRQSLHESAIDQLTTIRELRTYEMVTAIEDAKRSAALNSRNLSAQNASVALNEGFEDLQDRELDPAQFEVLENYHRDVFIPELEKRSDDEYGDTAFIPASAAGRWLQAHYTVQNEDLDEDYDSILKMNNAGDGTAYSTAAERYGDYFGRLIDQAGYEDVLMLNLDGDVVFSAYKGIDLGTNLNDGPYDESALANAYRAAVTTNSVNTTVMTDFERWIPSLDVPAMWVLSPIGNDSQITGVLAMQLPLSFVNTVMTGGEKWKEQGLGSTGEVYLVGRDDTMRSTSRELVEHPDDYAQSVIDAGTPPSIAKRAVEVGGTVLLQPVRTEAVEQAQRGKEGTSVGPGYISGETVVSYGPLDVPDLDWVVVARITADEAFAPTAEFTRTVLISLLGIILAVALLSLLLAQVFTRPVHRLVGAVNRVAEGDLDVQVPQGSRDEFGDLGSAFNDMASSLRIKQQLIDEQRSENQKLMHTLMPESMAAKYRAGDEAISEAHDNVSVVFAELVGFDDYARELSTDDEVAQLNVLMRGFDEAAATAGVEKVRTLHEGYLASSGLIVPRVDNVRRSVEFARSLLGVVERFNAQNGADIALRVGVDAGTVTSGLVARTSLAYDLWGDAVNLAYRVRSITGEPGIYVSQDVRDRTQELFTYVEAGVVEVKGHTETVWKVV; encoded by the coding sequence GTGGTCGACGGCACGCACACGGCGGAGGAGCGGGCGAAGGCACGTCGCAGAAGGCGCGGCGGCCTCAGCATCCAATCGAAGCTGCTGATCATGCTGCTGGGGGTGAGTCTCGTCTCGTCCGTGATCGTCGGCGCAGTCGGCTTCATCAACGGCAGACAATCGCTCCATGAGTCGGCCATCGATCAGCTCACCACGATCCGTGAGCTGCGGACGTACGAGATGGTCACGGCGATCGAGGATGCCAAGCGCAGTGCCGCCCTGAACTCCCGCAACCTCAGTGCGCAGAACGCTTCGGTGGCGCTCAACGAGGGCTTCGAGGACCTGCAGGACCGCGAGCTGGATCCTGCGCAGTTCGAAGTGCTCGAGAACTACCACCGCGACGTGTTCATCCCCGAGCTCGAGAAGCGCTCCGATGACGAGTACGGCGACACGGCATTCATCCCGGCATCCGCGGCCGGCCGCTGGCTGCAGGCGCACTACACCGTGCAGAACGAGGATCTCGACGAGGACTACGACTCGATCCTGAAGATGAACAACGCCGGCGACGGGACGGCCTATTCAACCGCCGCCGAACGCTATGGCGACTACTTCGGGCGTCTCATCGACCAGGCCGGCTATGAGGACGTGCTGATGTTGAACCTCGATGGCGACGTGGTGTTCTCGGCGTACAAGGGCATCGACCTCGGCACGAACCTCAACGACGGTCCCTACGACGAGAGCGCGCTGGCGAATGCCTATCGCGCAGCCGTCACCACCAATTCGGTGAACACGACCGTGATGACCGACTTCGAGCGCTGGATCCCCTCGCTCGACGTGCCGGCGATGTGGGTGCTCTCCCCGATCGGCAACGACTCGCAGATCACGGGCGTGCTCGCGATGCAGCTGCCCCTCTCGTTCGTGAACACCGTGATGACCGGCGGCGAGAAATGGAAGGAGCAGGGCCTCGGCTCCACCGGCGAGGTGTATCTGGTCGGTCGCGACGACACGATGCGCAGCACGTCACGAGAACTCGTCGAGCATCCAGACGACTACGCGCAGTCGGTGATCGACGCCGGCACCCCGCCGAGCATCGCCAAACGCGCGGTCGAGGTGGGCGGCACCGTGCTGCTGCAGCCGGTGCGCACTGAGGCCGTCGAACAGGCGCAGCGCGGCAAGGAGGGAACCTCGGTCGGCCCCGGCTACATCAGCGGCGAGACGGTCGTCAGCTACGGCCCCCTCGATGTTCCCGACCTGGACTGGGTCGTCGTCGCCCGCATCACCGCCGACGAGGCCTTCGCCCCGACGGCCGAGTTCACCCGCACCGTGCTCATCTCGCTGCTGGGGATCATCCTCGCCGTGGCGCTGCTGTCGCTGCTGCTCGCCCAGGTGTTCACCCGCCCGGTGCACCGCCTGGTCGGCGCAGTGAACCGGGTCGCCGAGGGTGATCTCGACGTGCAGGTGCCACAGGGATCACGAGACGAGTTCGGCGACCTGGGCAGCGCGTTCAACGACATGGCGTCCAGTCTTCGGATCAAGCAGCAGCTGATCGACGAGCAGCGGTCCGAGAACCAGAAGCTCATGCACACGCTCATGCCAGAGAGCATGGCGGCGAAGTACCGCGCCGGCGACGAGGCGATCTCCGAAGCGCATGACAACGTGTCCGTCGTGTTCGCCGAACTGGTCGGCTTCGACGACTACGCGAGGGAGCTCTCGACCGACGACGAGGTCGCACAGCTCAACGTGCTGATGCGCGGCTTCGACGAGGCCGCCGCGACGGCCGGCGTCGAGAAGGTGCGCACCCTGCATGAGGGGTATCTGGCATCCTCCGGCCTGATCGTGCCGCGCGTCGACAACGTGCGCAGATCGGTCGAGTTCGCGCGGAGCCTGCTCGGCGTGGTCGAGCGGTTCAACGCGCAGAACGGAGCCGACATCGCACTGCGAGTCGGCGTCGATGCCGGAACCGTCACGAGCGGTCTGGTGGCGAGGACGTCGCTGGCATATGACCTGTGGGGCGATGCCGTGAACCTCGCCTACCGGGTGCGTTCGATCACCGGCGAGCCGGGGATCTACGTCAGCCAGGACGTGCGCGACCGCACGCAGGAGCTGTTCACGTACGTCGAGGCAGGCGTGGTCGAAGTCAAGGGTCACACCGAGACCGTGTGGAAGGTGGTCTGA
- a CDS encoding DUF2804 domain-containing protein translates to MPEERELTTDVSLTLPNGRLNPDAVGWARSPLVDTSGLGRGAGRNKRWEYWGITTPTHVIGMTVSSIDYAAVLELWVLDRATEQTWHATPTLIPSRGVVLPPRAESGPSRARAKYFAIDIDELPEGTRLRARIPGVEIDVIAALPEGHERLAVVVPWSSTRFQYTVKDVARPASGILTLDGVTHTLPAGESWAVLDHGRGRWPYDISWNWGAGSGRFGGRVIGIQVGGRWTDGTGSTENAFYVDGRLHKISAELDWQYDLAEWRRPWRVTGGGLDATFTPVYDKVTRTNFGVVSGSTDQCFGDWAGTFTTSEGEIVAFDGIFGWAEEVHNRW, encoded by the coding sequence ATGCCGGAAGAGCGCGAGCTCACCACCGATGTCTCGCTGACGCTGCCGAATGGGCGGCTGAATCCGGATGCTGTCGGCTGGGCGCGCTCGCCGCTGGTCGACACCTCAGGGCTCGGCCGTGGAGCCGGCCGCAACAAGCGCTGGGAGTACTGGGGCATCACGACGCCGACGCACGTGATCGGCATGACCGTCTCATCCATCGACTACGCCGCCGTGCTCGAGCTGTGGGTGCTCGATCGCGCCACCGAGCAGACCTGGCATGCGACGCCGACGCTCATCCCGTCGCGCGGAGTCGTGCTGCCACCGCGAGCCGAGTCTGGACCAAGTCGAGCCAGGGCGAAGTACTTCGCGATCGACATCGATGAGCTGCCGGAGGGCACTCGCCTTCGCGCCCGGATCCCCGGAGTCGAGATCGACGTGATCGCCGCACTGCCCGAAGGGCATGAGCGCCTCGCCGTTGTGGTGCCGTGGAGCAGCACGCGGTTCCAGTACACGGTCAAGGACGTCGCGAGGCCGGCATCCGGCATCCTCACTCTCGACGGTGTCACCCACACGCTCCCCGCTGGGGAGTCGTGGGCGGTGCTCGACCACGGTCGTGGCCGCTGGCCCTACGACATCAGCTGGAACTGGGGCGCGGGTTCCGGCCGCTTTGGCGGGCGGGTGATCGGCATCCAGGTCGGCGGAAGGTGGACCGACGGCACCGGCTCGACCGAGAACGCCTTCTACGTCGACGGCCGGCTGCACAAGATCAGTGCCGAGCTGGACTGGCAGTACGACCTCGCCGAGTGGCGGCGTCCGTGGCGCGTCACCGGAGGCGGATTGGATGCCACCTTCACCCCCGTCTACGACAAGGTGACGCGCACGAACTTCGGCGTCGTGTCGGGTTCGACGGATCAGTGCTTCGGTGACTGGGCGGGCACATTCACCACCTCAGAGGGCGAGATCGTCGCATTCGACGGGATCTTCGGCTGGGCAGAAGAGGTGCACAACCGCTGGTGA
- a CDS encoding cytochrome P450, translating into MSRTVPFLDLADTAFDVNSEVVHDARDISWYAETPYGWAVLRYDEGTALLKDKRFQQGNARWPAQNGIHEGPWQQWWAETLLSIEGADHLRMRKLLGPAFRNKVIEAMRPRFQELANELIDGFAGRGEVEFVSEFAEPYASRILCYLLGLPDDEWPQVAHWADDLGKSFGINVRHDLPRIEAALEGLTGYIEKVIEDRMLTPRDDLVTTLVQAHEDGETLNRRELSVALVFLAFAGMETTRNQLGLALQTLLAHPAQWKLLAERPELGAVAVEEVMRVNPTVTWVTREAIEEVDLNGLHVPKGGIVQVLSHAIGTDPARMGGEPGFDITVEDRPLHSGFGGGIHHCLGHFVARTDMSVALPLLAQRMPDAVADGPGEWLPVSGNTGPVRYPIRFRPQQ; encoded by the coding sequence ATGAGCCGAACAGTGCCGTTCCTCGACCTCGCAGACACCGCGTTCGACGTGAACTCCGAGGTCGTCCACGACGCCCGCGACATCAGCTGGTATGCCGAGACGCCGTACGGATGGGCGGTGCTGCGGTACGACGAGGGCACGGCACTGCTCAAGGACAAGCGCTTCCAGCAGGGCAACGCCCGCTGGCCGGCGCAGAACGGGATCCACGAGGGTCCGTGGCAGCAGTGGTGGGCCGAGACGCTGCTGAGCATCGAGGGTGCTGACCACCTGCGCATGCGCAAGCTGCTCGGTCCCGCGTTCCGCAACAAGGTCATCGAGGCGATGCGCCCGCGGTTCCAGGAGCTCGCGAACGAGCTGATCGACGGCTTCGCCGGCCGCGGCGAGGTCGAGTTCGTCTCGGAGTTCGCTGAGCCGTACGCCTCGCGCATCCTCTGTTATCTGCTCGGCCTGCCCGATGACGAGTGGCCGCAGGTGGCGCATTGGGCCGATGACCTCGGCAAGTCGTTCGGCATCAACGTCCGCCACGACCTGCCGCGCATCGAGGCGGCGCTGGAGGGGCTCACCGGGTACATCGAGAAGGTCATCGAGGATCGGATGCTGACTCCGCGCGACGACCTGGTGACGACCCTCGTGCAGGCGCACGAGGACGGTGAGACGCTGAACCGCCGCGAGCTGAGCGTCGCCCTGGTCTTCCTCGCCTTCGCCGGCATGGAGACCACCCGCAACCAGCTCGGCCTCGCGCTGCAGACCCTGCTCGCCCACCCCGCGCAGTGGAAGCTGCTCGCGGAGCGCCCGGAACTCGGGGCGGTCGCGGTGGAGGAGGTCATGCGCGTGAACCCCACGGTCACCTGGGTGACCCGCGAGGCGATCGAGGAGGTCGATCTGAACGGCCTGCACGTGCCGAAGGGCGGCATCGTGCAGGTGCTGTCGCACGCGATCGGCACCGATCCCGCCCGCATGGGCGGCGAGCCCGGCTTCGACATCACGGTCGAGGATCGTCCACTGCATTCGGGGTTCGGCGGTGGCATCCACCACTGCCTCGGCCACTTCGTCGCCCGCACCGACATGTCAGTCGCTCTGCCGCTGCTCGCGCAGCGTATGCCGGATGCTGTCGCCGACGGACCAGGGGAGTGGCTGCCCGTCTCGGGCAACACCGGCCCGGTGCGGTATCCGATCAGGTTCCGACCACAGCAGTAG
- a CDS encoding MoxR family ATPase: protein MPAAAAPASDFRERNAGGELDLDRAQRILKVITDSYSTKMVGQERLRTSLLVALISGGHILLESVPGLAKTTAASTLADTVKASFKRIQCTPDLLPSDITGSQIYDAATGTFRTVLGPVHANFVLLDEINRSSAKTQSAMLEAMQERQTTIGGEVHHLPKPFLVIATQNPIEQEGTYELPEAQMDRFLLKEIVEYPSPAEEFEILGRIDSGVLDPDRHVPGAVSLDDVHDLQQIASQVYVDPAIRNYIVQLAYVTRNPAPYIGEERARFIKYGASPRASIAFLQASRALALLNGRTHVLPEDVRALRHLVLRHRVLLTFEADAEGIRSEEIIDQIFAAVPTP, encoded by the coding sequence GTGCCGGCCGCCGCTGCGCCGGCATCCGATTTCAGGGAGCGCAACGCGGGCGGCGAACTCGACCTCGATCGCGCGCAGCGCATCCTCAAGGTCATCACCGACTCGTACTCGACCAAGATGGTCGGGCAGGAGCGCCTGCGCACCAGCCTGCTGGTCGCACTGATCTCCGGTGGGCACATCCTGCTGGAGTCCGTGCCAGGGCTCGCGAAGACGACGGCGGCAAGCACGCTCGCCGACACGGTGAAGGCAAGCTTCAAGCGCATCCAGTGCACGCCCGATCTGCTGCCGAGCGACATCACCGGCAGTCAGATCTACGACGCCGCGACCGGCACGTTCCGCACGGTGCTCGGCCCTGTGCACGCGAACTTCGTGCTGCTCGACGAGATCAACCGCTCCAGCGCCAAGACCCAGTCGGCCATGCTCGAGGCCATGCAGGAGCGGCAGACCACGATCGGCGGCGAGGTGCACCACCTGCCGAAGCCCTTCCTGGTGATCGCCACGCAGAACCCCATCGAGCAGGAGGGCACCTACGAGCTGCCAGAGGCGCAGATGGACCGCTTCCTTCTGAAGGAGATCGTCGAGTACCCGAGTCCGGCCGAGGAGTTCGAGATCCTTGGTCGCATCGACTCCGGCGTGCTCGACCCCGACCGCCACGTGCCAGGCGCGGTCAGCCTCGACGACGTGCACGATCTGCAGCAGATCGCGTCGCAGGTGTACGTCGACCCCGCGATCCGCAACTACATCGTGCAGCTGGCGTATGTCACCCGCAACCCCGCGCCCTACATCGGCGAGGAGCGCGCCCGCTTCATCAAGTACGGCGCCAGCCCCCGCGCGAGCATCGCGTTCCTGCAGGCCTCGCGCGCGCTCGCGCTGCTGAACGGCCGCACGCACGTGCTGCCAGAAGACGTCCGCGCCCTGCGGCACCTCGTGCTGCGCCACCGCGTGCTGCTCACGTTCGAGGCCGACGCCGAGGGCATCCGCAGCGAGGAGATCATCGACCAGATCTTCGCCGCGGTGCCGACCCCGTAG
- a CDS encoding DUF58 domain-containing protein, whose amino-acid sequence MPSLVTQVKSRLFIHSPQKSMHALDGAYASLLRGRSLDFEDLRPYEFGDQVRDIDWRATAKHGEPLIKRTKATRKHTVLFLVDSGRGMNALAEDEGSKRELVLLLTGALGFLTVRHGDDFSVVYGDADRVRRLAPGSSEGSLEHALRTIDGAITQSTARNDRHALLHYVARNIARRMIVVIVTDEAPVTDETDRMLRRLRVQHDVLWLTVRDADPVAGHSAHRRDVDTGWSVPDFVHGDAQVMAELAAQEAADTARRHELLRRLEITHAEFAGRDAAVPTLLAMLNRRSHARL is encoded by the coding sequence ATGCCCAGCCTCGTCACGCAGGTGAAGAGCCGCCTCTTCATCCACTCGCCGCAGAAGTCGATGCACGCCCTCGACGGCGCGTACGCGTCACTGCTGCGCGGTCGCAGCCTCGACTTCGAGGACCTGCGGCCGTACGAGTTCGGCGATCAGGTGCGCGACATCGACTGGCGGGCCACAGCCAAGCACGGTGAACCGCTGATCAAGCGCACCAAGGCGACCCGCAAGCACACCGTGCTGTTCCTGGTCGACTCCGGTCGCGGCATGAACGCCCTGGCCGAGGACGAGGGCTCGAAGCGCGAGCTCGTGCTGCTGCTGACCGGCGCCCTCGGGTTCCTCACAGTGCGCCACGGCGACGACTTCTCGGTCGTCTACGGCGACGCCGACCGCGTGCGCCGTCTCGCCCCCGGCAGCAGTGAAGGCTCGCTCGAGCACGCCCTGCGCACCATCGACGGCGCCATCACGCAGAGCACGGCCCGCAACGACCGCCATGCGCTGCTGCACTACGTGGCGCGCAACATCGCGCGGCGCATGATCGTCGTCATCGTCACCGACGAGGCGCCAGTGACCGATGAGACGGATCGGATGCTGCGCCGATTGAGGGTGCAGCACGACGTCCTGTGGCTGACCGTGCGCGATGCCGACCCCGTGGCCGGCCACAGCGCACACCGCCGCGACGTCGACACCGGCTGGTCGGTGCCCGACTTCGTGCACGGCGATGCCCAGGTGATGGCGGAGCTTGCCGCGCAGGAGGCCGCCGACACCGCGCGCCGCCACGAGCTGCTGCGCCGCCTCGAGATCACGCACGCCGAGTTCGCCGGGCGGGATGCTGCCGTGCCGACCCTGCTCGCCATGCTGAATCGGAGGTCGCATGCCCGCCTCTGA
- a CDS encoding VWA domain-containing protein — MALNTWWMVLIGVAVILVAVGIGILLGLRSTARRAADPAALVSRAERLRTLPAFRQSVSRRMTLLSGILVLGSIAVLLGGVVAARPMAAKTVQPVNTSRDIMLCLDVSGSMSEVDVEVLSVFEQLLDGFEGERIGLTIFNSSPVQVFPLTDDYPFVREQLKKIRSSFDYTEQTPEHWVGTLNGPGASLIGDGLAACTMRFDHVDDERSRSVILATDNELAGASILTIDEAAQYAKSKQVRVFALNPVQGKDAEVSAQLSDAAALTGGQSYALRDTTTVADIITEIQKQEARALKGQAQVIWVDSPNLWIALMLVAILGFVVLLWRVKL, encoded by the coding sequence ATGGCACTGAACACCTGGTGGATGGTCCTCATCGGCGTCGCCGTGATCCTCGTCGCCGTCGGCATCGGCATCCTGCTCGGGCTGCGCTCGACCGCACGCCGAGCCGCGGACCCCGCCGCACTGGTCTCGCGAGCCGAGCGCCTGCGCACCCTGCCGGCGTTCCGCCAATCGGTCAGCCGACGCATGACGCTGCTGTCCGGCATCCTCGTGCTCGGCTCGATCGCGGTGCTGCTCGGCGGCGTCGTCGCGGCGCGACCGATGGCCGCGAAGACGGTGCAACCCGTCAACACCAGCCGCGACATCATGCTGTGCCTGGACGTGTCTGGTTCGATGTCAGAGGTCGACGTCGAGGTGCTGAGCGTCTTCGAACAGCTGCTGGACGGCTTCGAGGGCGAGCGGATCGGCCTGACCATCTTCAACAGCTCGCCCGTGCAGGTCTTCCCGCTCACCGACGACTACCCCTTCGTGCGCGAGCAGCTGAAGAAGATCCGCAGCAGCTTCGACTACACCGAGCAGACGCCAGAGCACTGGGTCGGCACGCTCAACGGTCCTGGGGCATCGCTGATCGGCGACGGACTCGCGGCGTGCACCATGCGGTTCGACCATGTCGACGACGAGCGCAGCCGCTCCGTGATCCTCGCCACAGACAACGAGCTCGCCGGCGCCTCGATCCTGACCATCGATGAAGCGGCCCAGTACGCCAAGTCGAAGCAGGTGCGCGTGTTCGCTCTGAACCCCGTGCAGGGCAAGGACGCCGAAGTCAGCGCACAGCTGTCCGACGCCGCGGCTCTCACCGGCGGCCAGTCCTATGCGCTGCGCGACACCACGACCGTGGCCGACATCATCACCGAGATCCAGAAGCAGGAGGCGCGCGCGCTGAAGGGCCAGGCGCAGGTGATCTGGGTCGACAGCCCGAATCTGTGGATCGCGCTGATGCTGGTCGCCATCCTCGGCTTCGTCGTGCTGCTGTGGAGGGTGAAGCTGTGA
- a CDS encoding VWA domain-containing protein — MILQPVLNPVLLVLLCAPLAVLAVWAIVKGPGQERAHAGRSIWALRLGMIVVVFVMLLRPGIPGGTSQTLATDTDIVIVVDTTASIAAEDWAGGEPRLNGVRADVQAIVDEYPGARFALISFDATAQLRLPLTTDATALMSSLDVMSPEVTDQSRGSSIGIANRMLADTLSAAATAAPERSRMVFYLGDGEQTTSSEPESFAAASKYVDGGAVLGYGTTEGGPMRKTTGTSAEGEYIEYQGAPAMSVRDEDNLRQISEQLGVEYQERSADAEIALPEAPTSTTDYASSGEVGNVIELYWILALVLIAMVGIELARATMLVTRLRGLTAPRRSSARQPSEGGGR; from the coding sequence GTGATCCTCCAACCCGTTCTGAACCCCGTGCTGCTGGTGCTGCTGTGCGCGCCGCTCGCTGTCCTCGCGGTCTGGGCGATCGTCAAGGGGCCCGGCCAGGAACGAGCTCATGCCGGACGCAGCATATGGGCGCTGCGCCTTGGCATGATCGTCGTCGTGTTCGTCATGCTGTTGCGCCCTGGCATCCCCGGCGGCACCTCGCAGACCCTCGCGACCGACACCGACATCGTGATCGTCGTCGACACCACCGCCAGCATCGCCGCCGAGGACTGGGCCGGCGGCGAACCCCGCCTGAACGGCGTCCGCGCCGACGTGCAGGCGATCGTGGACGAGTACCCTGGAGCGCGCTTCGCGCTGATCAGCTTCGACGCCACGGCACAGCTGCGCCTGCCGCTGACCACCGATGCCACGGCGCTGATGTCCTCGCTCGATGTGATGAGCCCTGAGGTCACCGATCAGTCCCGCGGGTCGTCGATCGGCATCGCGAATCGGATGCTGGCAGACACGCTCTCGGCTGCCGCGACCGCGGCCCCGGAGCGGAGCCGGATGGTGTTCTACCTCGGTGACGGCGAGCAGACCACCTCGAGTGAGCCTGAGTCCTTCGCCGCCGCATCGAAGTACGTCGACGGTGGTGCCGTGCTCGGCTACGGCACGACCGAGGGCGGACCGATGCGCAAGACCACCGGCACCAGCGCCGAGGGCGAGTACATCGAGTACCAGGGCGCGCCGGCCATGTCGGTGCGCGACGAGGACAACCTGCGGCAGATCTCAGAGCAGCTCGGCGTGGAGTACCAGGAGCGGTCCGCGGATGCCGAGATCGCCCTCCCCGAAGCGCCGACCAGCACGACCGATTACGCCTCATCCGGCGAGGTCGGCAACGTCATCGAGCTGTACTGGATCCTCGCTCTTGTCCTGATCGCGATGGTGGGGATCGAGCTCGCCCGCGCGACGATGCTCGTCACCCGACTGCGTGGACTGACCGCGCCCCGACGCAGCTCCGCCCGGCAGCCGTCCGAGGGAGGTGGACGATGA
- a CDS encoding ROK family transcriptional regulator — protein sequence MPDMREPLAPRGNEVGVLSHLRSASSLSVTDLAALTRLSRPTVEEAASYLVERGLVQRIEPEPEVGRKAGRPAKRFAFRAEAGHILACDMGVELIRMLVATLDGTIIDRAEVTITGATSTAQRFRTAFDAVDELLEAAALARSDIWAVGVATTGIVDASGIVVRSSRLPELTGVNLAQEWAKHFPAATVSVGNDARCAALAEHWKGAAVDVDTSVTVLAGTALAAAITIDGAPYRGWHGASGEVGGIAELGWPRAVTALQTLRSGKDPERMPFRGADVDFADPRASDVLATFIDALAPGLVALVSIIDPPRVIVGGELATAGEALVGPIRGILAERCLFPVEVVPSTLGDDSSLLGALRQALNDVDAVLGRPSAISPDAVLLTRNPW from the coding sequence ATGCCTGACATGAGAGAACCGCTGGCGCCGCGCGGCAATGAAGTCGGTGTGCTCTCGCACCTGCGCAGCGCGTCCTCGCTGAGTGTGACCGACCTCGCGGCGCTGACCCGCTTGTCGCGCCCCACAGTGGAGGAGGCCGCGTCGTACCTGGTCGAGCGGGGACTGGTGCAGCGGATCGAGCCTGAGCCCGAGGTCGGACGGAAGGCCGGGCGTCCCGCCAAGCGCTTCGCCTTTCGCGCCGAGGCAGGACACATCCTCGCGTGCGACATGGGGGTCGAGCTGATCAGGATGCTCGTCGCCACACTCGACGGAACGATCATCGACCGCGCTGAGGTGACGATCACAGGTGCCACATCGACCGCGCAGCGATTCCGCACGGCGTTCGACGCCGTGGACGAGCTGCTCGAGGCAGCCGCGCTCGCCCGGAGCGACATCTGGGCGGTGGGTGTCGCCACAACCGGAATCGTCGATGCGTCTGGGATCGTGGTGCGCAGCTCGCGCCTGCCGGAGCTGACCGGGGTGAACCTGGCGCAGGAGTGGGCGAAGCACTTTCCCGCAGCCACCGTGAGCGTCGGCAACGACGCCCGCTGCGCTGCACTGGCCGAGCACTGGAAGGGCGCCGCCGTCGATGTCGACACGTCGGTGACTGTGCTGGCCGGCACCGCGCTCGCCGCAGCGATCACGATCGACGGTGCGCCCTATCGTGGCTGGCACGGCGCGTCCGGCGAGGTGGGCGGCATCGCCGAGCTCGGCTGGCCTCGCGCGGTCACCGCGCTGCAGACCCTGAGGTCGGGCAAGGATCCCGAGCGGATGCCCTTCCGCGGCGCCGACGTCGATTTCGCCGACCCGCGCGCGAGTGATGTGCTCGCTACGTTCATCGACGCGCTGGCGCCCGGGCTGGTGGCACTGGTGTCGATCATCGATCCGCCGCGGGTGATCGTCGGCGGTGAGCTCGCGACAGCGGGCGAGGCGCTCGTGGGGCCGATCCGCGGCATCCTCGCCGAGCGCTGTCTGTTCCCGGTCGAGGTGGTGCCCTCGACGCTCGGCGATGACTCGAGCCTGCTGGGTGCACTGCGGCAGGCGCTGAATGATGTGGATGCTGTGCTCGGACGTCCGTCGGCGATCAGCCCCGACGCCGTGCTGCTCACACGAAACCCCTGGTGA